Proteins encoded in a region of the Spiroplasma endosymbiont of Amphimallon solstitiale genome:
- a CDS encoding thiamine diphosphokinase — protein MKNSDIKQLVIVCRDYNLNWEQFINPIFIGVETGVLSLLKYKKPIKFICGDNDTINKQQLKILNDQSKIHNFEIITFNKEKDFIDSELAIVTAISKKINFQQIVIVSDGIRWDMLLATINILKKYECFNPILLGENNYCFLLKAKSEYIFYNWQLTYKYISFFSLDNEEVIYNFSGCKFYPNQDITVTNNSTQTISNEFNKEERPKLIIKKGKCLVFLHK, from the coding sequence ATGAAAAATAGTGATATTAAACAATTAGTAATTGTTTGTCGTGATTATAATTTAAATTGAGAACAATTTATTAATCCAATTTTTATTGGTGTTGAAACTGGTGTTTTATCATTATTAAAATATAAAAAACCAATTAAGTTTATTTGTGGTGATAATGATACCATTAATAAACAACAGTTAAAGATTTTAAATGATCAAAGTAAAATACATAATTTTGAAATTATTACTTTTAATAAAGAAAAAGATTTTATTGATAGTGAACTTGCGATAGTTACTGCAATTTCCAAAAAAATTAATTTTCAACAAATAGTGATAGTAAGTGATGGAATACGTTGGGATATGTTACTTGCTACTATTAATATATTAAAAAAATATGAATGTTTTAACCCAATTTTATTAGGTGAAAATAATTATTGTTTTTTACTAAAAGCAAAATCAGAATATATTTTTTACAATTGACAATTAACATATAAATATATTTCTTTTTTTAGTTTAGACAATGAAGAAGTAATTTATAATTTTAGTGGTTGTAAGTTTTATCCAAATCAAGATATTACTGTTACTAATAATAGTACGCAAACTATTAGTAATGAATTTAACAAAGAAGAAAGACCAAAACTAATTATTAAAAAAGGAAAATGTTTAGTTTTTTTACATAAATAA
- a CDS encoding ribulose-phosphate 3-epimerase, producing MKKEVTIAASILTANFLSLKDDLLNLQNAGINWIHFDVMDHHFVENLSFGAKILSDICKFSSNINIDCHMMVKITTLKVCDYLKPFIILPQVKNITLHYEALTEEQLKEFLQWKNPGFKKGIAINPDTPISKIYDYLKDLDTILIMSVQPGAGGQRFLDLTINKIKMLVKHIDNNFPNITIAVDGGINNLTANDCIAAGANYLVAGSYLLNSDNSVKKQVAMLTNYEK from the coding sequence ATGAAAAAAGAAGTAACAATTGCCGCTAGCATTTTAACTGCTAACTTTCTATCTTTAAAAGATGATTTATTAAATTTACAAAATGCAGGAATTAATTGAATTCATTTTGATGTTATGGATCATCATTTTGTTGAAAATTTAAGTTTTGGTGCAAAAATATTAAGTGATATATGTAAATTTAGTTCTAATATCAATATTGATTGTCATATGATGGTAAAGATAACAACATTAAAAGTATGTGATTATTTAAAACCATTTATAATTTTACCGCAAGTTAAAAATATTACTTTGCATTATGAAGCATTAACAGAAGAACAATTAAAAGAATTTCTGCAGTGAAAAAACCCTGGTTTTAAAAAAGGAATTGCCATTAATCCTGATACACCAATTTCAAAAATTTATGATTATTTGAAAGATCTTGATACAATTTTAATTATGAGTGTGCAACCAGGTGCGGGTGGACAACGTTTTTTAGATTTAACTATTAATAAAATTAAAATGTTAGTAAAACATATCGATAATAATTTTCCAAATATTACAATTGCTGTTGATGGTGGCATTAATAATTTAACAGCAAATGATTGTATTGCTGCTGGTGCTAATTACCTAGTAGCGGGTAGTTATTTATTAAATAGTGATAATTCAGTAAAAAAACAAGTTGCGATGTTAACAAATTATGAAAAATAG
- the rsgA gene encoding ribosome small subunit-dependent GTPase A: protein MNFKQGIVIGVANNFVEVRIENQIYSCLIKGNLKFQTAKILVGDYVKVNFKDDKNPLVESILPRFNELYRPSIANVDQVLIVSSLVNPFLSSFLLNKLLTIFNYYHLKIILIFTKIDLVTKDNEVWTKVKAYQNLNLPTIFISNVKKNGIEDLKKVFTNKLSILTGTSGVGKSSTLNSLDNNLKLWTQDISTSLNRGKHTTTKTRLYFLHDGIIADTPGFSVFQLQGLSSIDIATNFPSFTNIWQNCKFRTCLHQQEPECAIKKAVANKIISSFFYEDYCKILIEFNKINNLK, encoded by the coding sequence ATGAATTTTAAACAAGGAATAGTTATTGGAGTTGCAAATAACTTTGTTGAAGTAAGAATTGAAAATCAAATTTATTCTTGTTTAATCAAAGGAAATTTAAAATTTCAAACAGCAAAAATTTTAGTTGGTGATTATGTTAAAGTTAATTTTAAAGATGATAAAAATCCTTTGGTTGAATCAATTTTACCTCGATTTAATGAACTATATCGACCAAGCATTGCTAATGTTGATCAAGTATTAATTGTTAGTTCTCTTGTTAATCCTTTTCTTAGTAGTTTTCTATTAAATAAATTATTAACTATTTTTAATTATTATCATTTAAAAATAATTTTAATATTTACAAAAATTGATTTGGTAACTAAAGATAATGAAGTTTGAACAAAAGTTAAAGCATATCAGAATTTAAATTTACCAACAATTTTTATTTCAAATGTTAAAAAAAATGGTATTGAAGATTTAAAAAAAGTTTTTACAAACAAGTTATCAATATTAACAGGTACTTCAGGAGTGGGAAAGAGTTCAACTTTAAATAGTTTGGATAATAATTTAAAATTATGAACACAGGATATTTCTACAAGTTTAAATCGTGGTAAACATACCACAACTAAAACTCGCCTTTATTTTTTACATGATGGTATTATTGCAGATACACCTGGTTTTTCGGTCTTTCAGTTGCAAGGTCTAAGTAGTATTGATATTGCTACTAATTTTCCTAGTTTTACTAATATTTGACAAAATTGTAAGTTTCGTACTTGCTTACATCAGCAAGAACCAGAATGTGCAATTAAAAAAGCAGTTGCAAATAAAATAATTTCTAGTTTTTTTTATGAAGATTATTGTAAAATTTTAATAGAATTCAATAAAATTAATAATTTAAAATAA
- a CDS encoding serine/threonine-protein kinase, protein MEINKLLNNRYHILKIIGSGGMAKVYEAQDKYLNRQVALKVINPISPLDDLIKERFLQEIRAVSRVRHPNVILVYDVFIDKKDWCLVFELLEGKTLKEYLSNYSVLSVNEVIVIMKEILKGVNACHAVNIIHRDLKPENIILTSSGAIKVLDFGIAVIDDYEVKKHANQVVGTMKYIAPEVVKFQKPTIQSDIYALGIILYELLVGKPPFFHKNPQILAAKHIKEPMPLIHEINKNIPQSLENIILKATAKNINDRYRTISELSNDLDCCLKTENKNNMLFKKNYLNSQKLKKPFYLKKEFLSSLILIILLLIGVIISILILY, encoded by the coding sequence ATGGAAATAAATAAATTATTGAATAATCGTTATCATATTTTAAAAATTATTGGTTCGGGTGGTATGGCTAAAGTTTATGAAGCACAAGATAAATATTTAAATCGGCAAGTTGCTTTAAAAGTAATTAATCCAATTTCACCACTAGATGACTTAATAAAAGAACGATTTTTGCAAGAAATTAGAGCAGTATCTAGAGTTAGACATCCCAATGTTATTTTGGTATATGATGTTTTTATTGATAAGAAAGATTGATGCTTAGTTTTTGAATTATTAGAAGGTAAAACATTAAAAGAATATTTAAGTAATTATTCAGTTTTATCAGTTAATGAAGTTATAGTTATTATGAAAGAAATTTTAAAAGGGGTTAATGCGTGTCATGCAGTCAATATTATTCATCGTGATTTAAAACCTGAAAATATTATTTTAACTAGTAGTGGAGCAATTAAAGTTTTAGACTTTGGTATTGCTGTTATTGATGATTATGAAGTTAAAAAACACGCTAATCAAGTTGTAGGAACAATGAAATATATTGCTCCAGAAGTAGTAAAATTTCAAAAACCAACAATTCAAAGTGATATTTATGCTTTAGGTATTATATTATATGAATTATTAGTTGGTAAACCACCTTTTTTTCATAAAAATCCACAAATATTAGCCGCCAAACATATTAAAGAACCAATGCCATTAATTCATGAAATTAATAAGAATATTCCACAAAGTTTAGAAAATATTATTTTGAAGGCAACTGCTAAGAATATTAATGATCGCTATCGGACAATTAGTGAATTGAGTAATGATTTAGATTGTTGTTTAAAAACGGAAAATAAAAATAATATGTTATTTAAGAAAAATTACTTAAATTCACAAAAATTAAAAAAACCATTTTATTTAAAAAAAGAATTTTTATCATCTTTAATTTTAATTATATTATTACTTATTGGTGTTATTATAAGCATATTAATTTTATATTAA
- a CDS encoding PP2C family protein-serine/threonine phosphatase, which translates to MKINASYKTDVGNYRTNNQDAVLYLTNNTGQVIGVVCDGLGGHKCGEVASNMAVSMLKKFFETTDFTKLKHDKQIHAWLQEKIDIIQIEMNNFSLSNEQALDMGTTMVIILITNNKAYLVNIGDSRIYQYSEQGLKQLTVDHNILNLYLQKNTTKELSVDLNHTYWKALTSALGPRKPLKTDIFHLPLIIPSYFLLTSDGVHDFLEEYEIVNILEKNGNINNKVKLLIKQALLNVSTDNVTALLMEIKF; encoded by the coding sequence ATGAAAATAAATGCTAGTTATAAAACAGATGTTGGTAATTATCGTACAAATAATCAAGATGCCGTTTTATATTTAACAAATAATACTGGACAAGTTATTGGCGTTGTTTGTGATGGATTGGGTGGTCATAAATGTGGTGAAGTGGCCAGTAATATGGCTGTTAGTATGTTAAAAAAATTTTTTGAAACAACAGATTTTACTAAATTAAAACATGATAAACAAATTCATGCATGATTACAAGAAAAGATAGATATTATTCAAATTGAAATGAATAATTTTAGTTTAAGTAATGAACAAGCGCTTGATATGGGAACAACTATGGTAATAATTTTAATTACTAATAACAAAGCTTATTTAGTAAATATTGGTGATTCACGTATTTATCAATATAGTGAACAAGGATTAAAACAGTTAACAGTTGATCATAATATTTTAAATTTATATTTACAAAAAAATACAACTAAAGAATTAAGTGTTGATTTAAATCACACTTATTGAAAGGCATTGACTAGTGCTCTTGGTCCACGTAAGCCATTAAAAACCGATATTTTTCATTTACCATTAATAATTCCATCATATTTTCTTTTAACTAGTGATGGTGTTCATGATTTTTTAGAAGAATATGAAATAGTTAATATTTTAGAAAAAAATGGAAATATTAATAATAAAGTTAAATTATTAATTAAGCAAGCATTACTTAATGTTTCAACTGATAATGTTACTGCATTATTAATGGAAATAAAATTTTAG
- a CDS encoding methyltransferase domain-containing protein, with product MIIQNDVYKILVQVILEKGHCNVLLAQMMRDKNLTLSEKEAIEKIVLGTLKNQIYLDYILNQIWNVLKSVITIPFHITILLWIVLYEIYFLEITNKEIFIENTLKKVSTIDNKLTFIISKVLDLCFTEFRSEFNLQKESKQNIKLIKYSYPSWLYSLIKSQFSINIANQLIKDNLRMPLISFRVNTLKTTVNKVLNNENYKSFNFCLSEIVSDGIISSKSIFNTKLYENGEIIKQDQASMLVSHILDPQPYDEVLDMCAGIASKTAHMAALMSNHGKIVACDINEERLKIGVTYLKKLGVTNTELKYGDSTILDFNNKFDKILIDAPSTAWGLIKRKPEVKLINWSKEEINHLITVQAKLLNKAYQLLKPEAIVVYVTCTFNIKENQNQIEKFVKNHADMTIIAEKQFFGFNNNTDGFYICKLKKGI from the coding sequence ATGATAATTCAAAATGATGTTTATAAAATTCTAGTACAAGTAATCCTAGAAAAAGGTCATTGTAATGTTTTATTAGCACAAATGATGCGAGATAAAAATCTAACATTATCAGAAAAAGAAGCAATTGAAAAGATAGTACTAGGAACTTTAAAAAATCAAATTTATTTAGATTATATATTAAATCAAATATGAAATGTTTTGAAATCAGTAATTACTATTCCTTTTCACATAACTATTTTATTATGAATAGTTTTATATGAAATTTATTTTTTAGAAATTACTAATAAAGAAATCTTCATTGAAAATACTTTAAAAAAAGTAAGCACCATTGATAATAAACTAACATTTATTATTTCTAAAGTATTAGATTTATGTTTTACTGAATTTAGATCAGAATTTAACTTACAAAAAGAAAGTAAACAAAATATTAAATTAATTAAATATAGTTATCCTAGTTGATTATATTCTTTAATAAAATCACAATTTAGTATTAATATTGCAAATCAATTGATAAAAGATAACTTAAGAATGCCATTAATTAGTTTTAGAGTTAATACATTAAAAACTACTGTTAATAAAGTGTTAAACAATGAAAATTATAAATCTTTTAACTTTTGTTTAAGCGAGATAGTATCTGATGGTATTATTAGTTCAAAGTCAATTTTTAACACAAAATTATATGAAAATGGTGAAATTATTAAACAAGACCAAGCAAGTATGTTAGTTAGTCATATTTTAGATCCACAACCATATGATGAAGTATTAGATATGTGTGCAGGAATTGCTAGTAAAACAGCCCATATGGCAGCTTTAATGTCTAATCACGGTAAGATAGTTGCTTGTGATATCAATGAAGAACGATTAAAAATTGGTGTTACTTATTTAAAAAAATTAGGCGTAACAAATACTGAACTTAAATATGGTGATTCTACAATATTAGATTTTAATAATAAATTTGACAAAATTTTAATTGATGCTCCTAGTACTGCTTGAGGTTTAATTAAAAGAAAACCAGAAGTTAAACTTATCAATTGAAGTAAAGAAGAAATTAATCACTTAATTACTGTTCAAGCAAAATTATTAAATAAGGCTTATCAACTTTTAAAACCTGAAGCGATAGTTGTGTATGTTACTTGTACTTTCAATATTAAAGAAAATCAAAATCAAATTGAGAAGTTTGTTAAAAATCACGCAGATATGACAATCATTGCAGAAAAACAATTTTTTGGTTTTAATAACAATACTGATGGATTTTATATTTGTAAATTAAAAAAAGGAATATAG
- a CDS encoding IS30 family transposase, which produces MYKYLTIESIIAIKEYKSYGFSIRKIAKAIDYSKSTVHRVCRLLNQNLLPLEILNKIQKNKQNAGRKLIILTLIEINTINHLLITKNYALDIIANFLKENKIKSISTKTLYNMFKTNRMGFDENNLLRKGKNKPHKQKETRGRINNCKSIHERNLIIPNIKNIEEFGHLEGDTIIGKDHKSSIITLADIWSKTTIPLATKNNKSENITKNIIKFISKLQKGTVKTITFDRGKEFSKWKLIEKNCNVKIYFADPGKPCQRGLNENNNGILRRYLPKSTDLSFNYVEKYGWPKIIHQFTLKILFLIKNLLKVTLFSVKIL; this is translated from the coding sequence ATGTATAAGTATCTGACTATTGAATCAATAATAGCAATAAAAGAATATAAAAGTTATGGATTTTCGATTCGTAAAATAGCAAAAGCCATTGATTATAGTAAATCAACTGTACATAGAGTTTGTAGATTATTAAATCAAAACTTATTACCATTAGAAATATTGAATAAAATTCAAAAAAATAAACAAAATGCAGGTAGAAAATTAATAATTTTAACTTTAATAGAAATTAATACTATTAATCATTTGTTAATTACTAAAAATTATGCTCTTGATATAATTGCTAATTTTTTAAAGGAAAATAAAATAAAAAGTATTTCAACAAAAACTTTATATAACATGTTTAAAACAAATCGAATGGGTTTTGATGAAAATAACTTATTGAGAAAAGGAAAAAATAAACCTCACAAACAAAAAGAAACTAGGGGCAGAATTAATAATTGTAAGTCTATTCATGAAAGAAATTTAATCATTCCTAATATTAAAAATATAGAAGAATTTGGTCATTTAGAAGGTGATACTATCATTGGTAAAGATCATAAAAGTTCTATTATTACTTTAGCTGATATATGATCAAAAACCACAATTCCTTTAGCAACTAAAAATAATAAATCAGAAAATATTACAAAAAATATAATAAAATTTATTTCAAAGTTACAAAAAGGAACAGTTAAAACTATTACTTTTGATCGTGGTAAAGAATTTAGTAAATGAAAATTAATCGAAAAAAATTGTAATGTTAAGATTTATTTTGCAGATCCTGGTAAACCTTGTCAAAGAGGTTTAAATGAAAATAATAATGGTATTTTAAGAAGATATTTACCAAAATCTACAGATCTATCTTTTAATTATGTAGAAAAGTATGGATGACCAAAAATTATTCATCAATTTACACTTAAAATATTATTTTTAATTAAAAATTTGTTAAAAGTAACATTATTTAGTGTAAAAATTCTCTAA
- a CDS encoding IS5 family transposase (programmed frameshift): MHKNYPSHVTKEQFENIKSILENSKKKTKPRSLDLYEVFCAILYVLKSGCQWRMLPKNFPKWQTVYYYFQIWSKNNGKEPSVLQLILKKLVKKVRINNNRKEQTSFCIIDSQSVKNTDTTENKGYDAGKKISGIKRHIVVDSQGLPHAIYITTAEKTDRNSAIIMIENEKENLSAVQKIIVDAGYTGEKFASEIKTIINANVEVIKRNELHTFVVLPKRWIVERSFAWLEKYRRLWKNCERKLNTSLQMVVLSFISVLLKRF, translated from the exons ATGCATAAAAATTATCCAAGTCATGTCACCAAAGAACAATTTGAGAACATAAAATCAATTTTAGAAAATAGCAAAAAGAAAACAAAACCAAGAAGTTTAGATTTATATGAAGTATTTTGTGCAATTTTATATGTATTAAAAAGTGGTTGTCAATGAAGAATGCTACCAAAAAATTTTCCAAAATGACAAACTGTATATTATTATTTTCAAATTTGAAGTAAAAATAATGGTAAAGAACCTAGTGTATTGCAATTAATTTTA AAAAAATTAGTTAAAAAAGTTCGTATCAATAATAATCGCAAAGAACAAACTAGTTTTTGTATAATTGATTCGCAAAGTGTTAAAAATACAGATACTACTGAAAATAAAGGTTATGATGCTGGTAAAAAGATTTCAGGCATAAAACGTCATATTGTTGTTGATTCTCAAGGTTTACCACATGCAATTTACATAACCACAGCAGAAAAAACAGATCGTAATAGCGCTATAATAATGATTGAAAATGAAAAAGAAAATCTTTCTGCAGTTCAAAAAATAATAGTAGATGCTGGTTATACTGGTGAAAAATTTGCTTCTGAAATCAAAACAATCATAAATGCAAATGTTGAAGTGATAAAACGTAATGAATTACATACTTTTGTAGTATTACCAAAAAGATGAATTGTAGAACGAAGCTTTGCTTGATTAGAAAAATACAGAAGATTATGAAAAAATTGTGAAAGAAAACTAAATACTAGTTTACAAATGGTTGTTCTTTCATTTATTTCAGTTTTATTAAAAAGATTCTAA
- a CDS encoding IS256 family transposase produces the protein MAKKQNINNNDPISKAVDLLLENTEDLTTVFKEGGLYKELTKRLVEKMLNSEMQNYLGYEKNQHSNTENARNGTSSKKLITQQGKIEIDVPRDRNSDFTPVIVAKRQRRFDGFDQQVLSLYAKGMTLSDIRMQLQELYHGADISESVISQITDDVIDDVKTWQNRPLESIYPIVYFDCIVVKVRQDKRIINKSVYIALGVDLEGKKDVLGLWISENEGAKFWLANFTEMKNRGLNDILIACSDNLTGMSEAIQAVYPKTEHQLCIVHQIRNSLKYVSYKHRKTLVTDLKPIYSACSEEQAMQALESFESKWNKQYPQIAKSWYKNWENLMIFISYPAEIKRVIYTTNAIESVNSQLRKVIRNKKAFPNDMSVFKIFYLAIENITKKWTLPIQNWNTAIAHFMIKFEDRINLN, from the coding sequence ATGGCTAAAAAACAAAATATTAATAATAATGATCCAATATCAAAAGCAGTAGATTTATTATTAGAAAATACTGAAGATTTAACAACAGTTTTTAAAGAAGGGGGTTTATATAAAGAATTAACAAAACGTTTAGTTGAAAAAATGTTGAATTCTGAAATGCAAAATTATTTAGGATATGAAAAAAATCAACATAGTAATACTGAAAATGCTCGTAATGGTACAAGTTCAAAAAAATTAATAACTCAACAAGGTAAAATTGAGATTGATGTACCAAGAGATCGCAATAGTGATTTTACTCCTGTAATAGTTGCAAAAAGACAGCGAAGATTTGATGGTTTTGATCAACAAGTGCTTTCACTATATGCAAAAGGTATGACTCTATCTGACATTAGAATGCAGTTACAAGAGTTATATCATGGTGCTGATATTAGTGAAAGTGTTATTAGTCAAATTACTGATGATGTTATTGATGATGTCAAAACATGACAAAATCGACCATTAGAAAGCATTTATCCGATTGTTTATTTTGATTGTATAGTAGTTAAAGTTCGACAAGATAAACGGATTATTAATAAATCAGTTTATATAGCATTAGGAGTTGATTTAGAAGGTAAAAAAGATGTTTTAGGCTTATGAATTAGTGAAAATGAAGGTGCTAAATTTTGATTAGCTAATTTCACAGAAATGAAAAATCGAGGCTTAAATGATATTTTGATTGCTTGTAGTGATAATTTAACAGGCATGTCAGAAGCAATACAAGCAGTTTATCCTAAAACAGAACATCAATTATGCATTGTTCATCAAATTCGAAATAGTTTAAAATATGTTTCATACAAACATCGAAAAACTCTAGTTACAGATTTAAAACCAATTTATAGTGCATGTAGTGAAGAACAAGCAATGCAAGCTTTAGAATCATTTGAAAGTAAATGAAATAAACAATATCCCCAAATTGCTAAATCTTGATATAAAAATTGAGAAAATTTGATGATTTTTATTAGTTATCCTGCAGAAATCAAAAGAGTAATTTATACAACAAATGCTATTGAATCTGTTAATAGTCAATTACGAAAAGTTATTAGAAACAAAAAAGCTTTTCCTAATGATATGTCAGTTTTTAAAATATTTTATTTAGCAATTGAAAATATAACAAAAAAATGAACATTGCCTATTCAAAATTGAAATACAGCAATTGCTCATTTTATGATAAAATTTGAAGATAGAATTAATCTGAACTAG
- a CDS encoding SemiSWEET family sugar transporter, which translates to MANTEWWIITIIGIIGALIAVIAFCPQSLKIIKTKKTDGISLLTFILYTTANSLWVLWGIIHLSYHGGSESTILMKDLVIICANTPCAIWSGIILGIKINNMYKYGEDCKKWKGKVNIKSNF; encoded by the coding sequence ATGGCAAATACTGAATGATGAATTATTACTATAATAGGGATTATTGGAGCACTTATTGCTGTTATAGCATTTTGTCCACAGTCTTTAAAAATAATAAAAACTAAAAAAACAGATGGTATTTCTTTACTTACATTTATTCTTTATACAACAGCTAATAGTTTATGAGTATTATGGGGCATTATTCATTTATCATATCATGGCGGATCTGAATCAACAATTTTAATGAAAGATTTAGTTATAATTTGTGCTAATACACCTTGTGCAATATGATCAGGAATTATTCTTGGTATTAAAATTAATAATATGTATAAATATGGTGAAGATTGTAAAAAATGAAAAGGTAAAGTAAATATAAAGAGTAACTTTTAA
- a CDS encoding SemiSWEET family sugar transporter, producing the protein MQTFIGIIGYLAGILSIITFIPQAIKTIKTKETKHIILSTYIIYNIANLFFLIFGILSVTLPVMWPEGADTLEIAIWGSTLIIPYTVTMTATNCIIYVKVKNMKTLGENARTLEE; encoded by the coding sequence ATGCAAACTTTTATTGGAATTATAGGTTATTTAGCCGGAATATTGTCTATTATAACATTTATTCCACAAGCAATAAAAACAATAAAAACTAAGGAAACTAAACATATAATCTTATCAACTTATATTATTTATAATATTGCTAATCTTTTTTTCTTGATATTTGGAATACTTTCAGTAACATTACCAGTAATGTGACCAGAAGGTGCTGATACTCTTGAAATTGCAATTTGAGGTTCTACCTTAATAATACCGTATACAGTAACAATGACTGCAACTAATTGTATTATTTATGTTAAAGTAAAAAATATGAAAACGTTGGGCGAAAATGCTAGAACTTTGGAGGAATAA
- a CDS encoding DegV family protein, which translates to MKIGIVSDSATGFTLEDMKKYPEIIIIPLNIIEGENAYDDNNIDIDSETIRKKMIDEHYILKTSQTSRGKLEQYWDNALSKYDQILFLPIANNASGQYASSQVLQKEEKYKNKVHILETGAASIPLKFMVLIAFTLVKNGKKIPEILEILNKFRKTYESYIAPNDLKFLARGGRLPMSKARIGNFLRFKPILRCKETIDNIGRVRTLSKAMEEMLDIITKIKDVTKETIYIIDGWCRKDIIDEAIKKVKNRGFTKYKIEPLCNILKTHTGNNTIGFSVVPNQWVKEV; encoded by the coding sequence ATGAAAATTGGAATTGTAAGTGATTCAGCTACTGGTTTTACCCTTGAAGATATGAAAAAATATCCTGAAATAATAATTATTCCTTTAAATATTATTGAAGGAGAAAATGCTTATGATGATAATAACATTGATATTGATAGTGAAACAATTCGTAAAAAGATGATTGATGAACACTATATTTTAAAAACTAGTCAAACTAGTCGTGGTAAACTTGAACAATATTGAGATAATGCTTTGAGTAAATATGATCAAATTTTATTTTTACCAATTGCTAATAATGCTTCAGGACAATATGCAAGTTCGCAAGTTTTACAAAAAGAAGAAAAATATAAAAATAAAGTTCATATTTTAGAAACAGGTGCTGCTTCAATACCTTTAAAATTTATGGTTTTAATTGCTTTTACTCTTGTTAAAAATGGAAAAAAAATTCCTGAAATTTTAGAAATTTTAAATAAATTCCGCAAAACTTATGAATCTTATATTGCTCCTAATGATTTAAAATTTTTAGCTCGTGGTGGTAGATTACCAATGAGTAAAGCAAGAATTGGTAATTTTTTACGTTTTAAACCAATTTTAAGATGTAAAGAAACAATTGATAATATTGGTAGAGTTAGAACGTTAAGTAAAGCTATGGAAGAAATGTTAGATATTATTACTAAAATTAAAGATGTTACTAAAGAAACAATATATATTATTGATGGTTGATGTAGAAAAGATATTATTGATGAAGCAATTAAAAAAGTAAAAAATAGAGGATTTACCAAATATAAAATTGAACCATTATGTAATATTTTAAAAACACATACTGGTAATAATACTATTGGTTTTTCAGTAGTACCTAATCAATGAGTAAAAGAAGTCTAA
- a CDS encoding single-stranded DNA-binding protein, protein MAVERPFKNRQNQFEIDFITIKTWIANTEELKTLLKKNAIIGIKGRIQTFANKANDFYYTEIIADRIIYLT, encoded by the coding sequence ATGGCAGTTGAAAGACCTTTTAAAAATCGTCAAAATCAATTTGAAATTGATTTTATCACTATTAAAACTTGAATAGCTAATACAGAGGAATTAAAAACACTATTAAAAAAGAATGCAATTATTGGTATTAAAGGTAGAATTCAAACATTTGCTAATAAAGCTAATGATTTTTACTATACAGAAATTATTGCTGATCGTATTATTTATTTAACTTAA